A window of Glycine soja cultivar W05 chromosome 13, ASM419377v2, whole genome shotgun sequence genomic DNA:
AAATAGTTTTTTGAAACTGTAAATCTCTACAGAAATAATGGAAATGATAGGGTTCATTTTCTCATGCAATGTATTTGAATTTCAGGTTTCCTAACTGCTAGACTAATTGACCTTAATAAGGTAATATACAAAGAGGTTAAAATTTGGCAGAGATAATAGGATCATACCGTTCCTCCTCCAACGCCCATTCCTTGTCTACTAGTCATAAAGGTGATACCCTTCCATTTGGCGACATAATGAATCTACAATATGATAATCTGATTATTTCTGAATTATGAGTAATATAGTTAATCACTGATAAACTGCACTTGCAAATGAAAATCAGGATTTAGGAGGGGGAGGGGGGAGGTGAAACTGGTAAGATCAGTATATATGAATGCATATGCCAGACTATCagaattaaaaagagaaaattgcaTAGTAATCTTATTCCAGAATGAATCAGGTGCAGTTTCCACTTTATTTTGACAATTAAATGAATCTGTGTGATAAACAATGCAATAAAATATTACTTGAGAATTGAGATTGAGGCAGCTCAGATATAGTTGTCATCAGGCCATGTAATTCTGGACTGGAGGGTTCAAAGTTGACAATAACAAATGACCAAGTGACCAACAAATTTAAGTTTCTGATTGTTAAATCTTTTGGTTCTTCTCACCTCTCAGATCACAGATTGTTGTCTTTTGGTCCAAAATCTCAGTGACAATCcattttatgtaaattttaatcCTCATAATATATCTTGTATGCTTAACCCTTAAGTACCACATATGTTTCCATCAGTTTCACAGGTGAAAACATTGACTAGCTTTGAGTACTGTGACAGTTTCCCCTACAAAAAATTCTTGAATTGACAAACTATATGGTAATCCCACACATTTAGTTAATAGCTTGATGAGTCAACTTTGTATATAACATGCAAAAGCACTAATGAGTGAAACATATTTAACTGGGTCACAACCGTACTGCAACACGGGATCCCATTTTAGCTTCAGCTCCATTCCCAACCTTCAAATCATAGTACCTGAAGATATCACAGTTTCATCACAGAGCAGCCTCCAACTAGCAATACACatcttaaaaatgaaataaaaaaaaatagtgtgaaCTGTGAAAGTTTAAAGATTACCAATGGAAGAGAAACCGAACTTAAGACTAGTCTACAAAATGCTACAAAAGTGACAAATTCTGTTTCTATAGGTTAAAGAAAACTTGATCTATTTGAAGGGCTTTAACACACTTTAGTCATCGGAACCTGATACTAAAGCAGATGGAAGAAAGATTCGCAATCAAAGGGATTTCAAAggtgattaaaaatataacatatactCACTTCAAACCATTGGGCAAGGTTGTATAATCACTTTCAGGAATTTTGGCTCCTCTTAGCTGCAGAAAACAGAGTGGAAAATTCTAATTAGTACTCACTTTTCAGaaccatcattttttttttccaaataaaataaCAGAAGAGAAGAATGGGACACATACAGCTCTTCTACTTGTGCTAACAGCTCCAGCCACATCACATGCATAGACTCCAGCAACTAACATAAGATAAAAACATTTAAGCAATCTCATAGAATGGAACATAGAAAGAGAATCTTGGAAGATAGTTAACTAATAACCTATAACTAACCAGTTGTGAGGAGACAACTGAGTAATGCTCTCCTTCCTTCAATACTTAAAGAAACTGTAACTGGTTCTGCAGCAGTTTTACTTGTGGAAGAATGTGAGCAGTGGCATGGTAACCACCTATATGAACCATTGTTGTAAAGTCTTTTGTGTGTCCCTGTGGAGTTAAGGAATTGCCTCAGCTTACTTTAGACttagattaaaaaaagtgtatgGAGAAGCAGAGAAGAGAAAAGTTACTTGTCAAGGTAAGGGGGCAATTGAGAATCATAGGATGGTGCTGATGGTGGAACACAGAGAGTTTCATGGTGTTGGATTGTTGGTTTGGTTGATACTGTACAGTGAGATCAGAATTTTGTTTAGTtagcttccttttctttttgtttttggttagagaggaaagagagaaaatattgaGAGGATAACGTGGTTGATTCCATCCACAATTTTGAAGCATTCAGAAATCACAGGTTTTGACTTGCTTTACAACATAGAATATTGGGTTATTCATATAATTGATATTGATATGTCACCAACAAACCATATTCTGGGGTAAAATTTGAGTAACGATATGCTCAAAATCTTAATGGATTCGGTACTTTATATAATGGGAAATTTCTAATATTTGGTCTATTCCGGTAATGGgagataattaaattaaaacgaAGACATTTTGTGTACGACGAGGAAAAATCTATCAAGATCCCACAtgacaacaaaaaacaaatccaACATCGAAAATAGAACACGCATTCACTACtatatcttttgatttattcaatgttttctttcttttgtatatGAAATTAATGAATTCAACTTTTactatctttattttctttatcaagaAGTGTGAAAAAAAGTACTGCATAGatgttgaatttttaatatttaactgGATATTCCATCAATATAATTGAGATTAATTCTTAAGTCAGGAGTGGTGATTACTGACTAGGAAGAAAATTCTCATAATGGCGATTCCAGTAAATAtggatttttaaataataacacGTGTACAAAGTACAAACACACGAGATGTTCAAGTTACATTACGAATAGTACTCGGGTGTCTACGGCAGGCTTCATCCATTctaaaataaagtatatttgCACTGATTTGGTACTAAGTCCTAAtgtgatataattttatttgaataaggtaaaattatagagtgacaaaattttctttaaagtaATATCTAAATTTGGATTCCAGAACATTAATAAAGTAGAATAATTTTATGTCAATTATTTcacttatgttatttattttaaagaaatgattATGTAAAAACATGGAAAGCTTTTCTTGAAAAGGTAATTATTTTCCTAAATCTAGTCATTTCCAAAACTTTTACTCAAGTTTCTAACCATATGAATCGAGTCCTGGTGTAACATAAATAGTTgacattataataataataaaaaaagattataattGACATTGACCTAATCACCTTAAAATTAAGATTGTTTATTCTTTCATTTAAGCTGTCTCTAAAATGCAATCCTTTAAACATGCCTAACCTAACCACAAATTTCACTAGTTTTTGCATATTTGGTCTTGCTGCAAAGTTCCATGCCTCTCAATAAAAGCttacatgttttatttttgcattaGAATTAATTCTAGGCTAGCATTCATTCATTCAGAAATTTAGAACAGATTGATACATGATTAAAGAAAACGACTCATTATTTAATAAAGCCCCCATGCCTTACAACAATGTACAAATTATTACGAAATGGCATCATCATTTATTTTGCAACAAACGCAGTTCACTGCTTCTATACCAACATCCAAGTTTCTTTATTGTCTAGTATCAATAGCTATATTGTGATGGCCAAAACTTAGATCCAGTTCTTAAGGAgtgttttgtgttgtttttcaatCAGAGTTATATTTTCATAAGATGAAACTTCACTTCTGAttgaaaaacaacataaaaagaCTTTAAAAACTTTATCTAAGTTTTGTTCTATCATGATCATGACTTAGTCTAATTatcttttgacttttttttatagggAAGAGTTGCAATGCTATTTGGATTCAAGCACTAGAGCAGAACCTTGCACTTGGAGGAACTTGTGGTTTCTTTGATCCATAGAAACCAGAATGCATATCAAGGCACTTAATTTCAGGTTTCACTCTTACCTTTTCACTTCCTTCAACCCACCTCTTGAGCCTCTTAAGCAACTTTCTCCTTTTGGAAGAAGCATGATCACCATGAGCAGAACCATTGCGATGCTCCAAAAGGGAATGATGCAATTCATGCTCTGACTCATACACCTCTACATGGTCTCTATCTTGCTCGTGTTGTTCTTCATAGTGCCTCATTAGCTCTTCCCTTAAGCAAGCATTGACCCTCCTCAAATGAATCAGCTCTTCAACTTCAGTTACGCGTTCCTTCTTGACCTCCTCCAATTCATTGAGAACCTTGTTGTAGTCTTCCTTACTCACATCTCTTGATTCAACCTCCAAATAATATTTCAAAGGTTTTCTATGTATCTTTTCCTTGTCTGACTTAGACACATACCCTTCTGCGGTTTCAAGCTTCTTGGCGACCTCATTCTTCTCATCCTCCAATTGGTCCAAAATCCTTTGCAGCTCTATGATTTCACCCTTTAACTTGTTAATGACACTGACCCTTGTTTGCAAGGCATCATGGTTTCTCAATATCTCtgcttctttctctttgatcttCAAAGCCTGACCCTTTATCAAACGAGATTTGGCCTTTGAGTCCCTAAGTAGCCTTTGAACCCTCCTTTGAAGCACCCTATTCTGTGATTTCCAATACTGAAGCTGTTCAATAACACTCATGTATTGGACTACAAAACTCTCCAACCTCATAGTCTCGGTCTCTATCGACGAAATCTCTTTACTCAAGAACTCGGCGCGATCATTCTCCAAAGA
This region includes:
- the LOC114381800 gene encoding peptidyl-prolyl cis-trans isomerase FKBP16-4, chloroplastic-like — translated: MLQNCGWNQPRYPLNIFSLSSLTKNKKKRKLTKQNSDLTVQYQPNQQSNTMKLSVFHHQHHPMILNCPLTLTRTHKRLYNNGSYRWLPCHCSHSSTSKTAAEPVTVSLSIEGRRALLSCLLTTVAGVYACDVAGAVSTSRRALRGAKIPESDYTTLPNGLKYYDLKVGNGAEAKMGSRVAIHYVAKWKGITFMTSRQGMGVGGGTPYGFDVGQSERGTVLKGLDLGVQGMRVGGQRLLIVPPELAYGSKGVQEIPPNSTIELDIELLSIKQSPFGTPVKIVEG
- the LOC114381389 gene encoding protein CHUP1, chloroplastic-like: MGLTALKAENLKPVILKAGVPLAASFAGLIYAWIVARKNLSTKVFSSPENECGSPKITCHQGTKHEESFHHNLSSFEDEESSPSPMNSSVLSGSLVIHEYNNPCLEQEITSLRSQIEGLQMRELALRLQFELYCEMKEQESLLLEVKNLLSLENDRAEFLSKEISSIETETMRLESFVVQYMSVIEQLQYWKSQNRVLQRRVQRLLRDSKAKSRLIKGQALKIKEKEAEILRNHDALQTRVSVINKLKGEIIELQRILDQLEDEKNEVAKKLETAEGYVSKSDKEKIHRKPLKYYLEVESRDVSKEDYNKVLNELEEVKKERVTEVEELIHLRRVNACLREELMRHYEEQHEQDRDHVEVYESEHELHHSLLEHRNGSAHGDHASSKRRKLLKRLKRWVEGSEKVRVKPEIKCLDMHSGFYGSKKPQVPPSARFCSSA